In Acidobacteriota bacterium, the genomic stretch GTCCCCCTGTCAGCAGGCCGGTTCGTAGTCGAGATCGAGTCCGAACGCGCGTGGGCCGATGACAGCGAGGGCCGTCTCGGTTCGCAGGAGGTCAGGGCAGGGGAGGACGAGCACGTCAGCACGGAACCCGTATCTGATGAGTTCGGTCGTGATCGGCTAGCCGGAGTCCGTGGTGATGAGGCTGATGAGGTCCGGAACCGTCACTCTCGCTTCGCCGTTCTCCCGGATCACCAGATTTTCGTTCTGAAATTCGATGCGGATCGTGCGTCCCGCGTCTTCGGCTACTCCCTCAAGGGCACGAAAGAAGGCTGCAGCGAGGGTGAATGCGGGGCCTGTACGGTCCTCATCGATGGTGCGCCAGCCGATTCCTGCCTGTTGGCCACTGCAGCACTCGAGGGCCGCCATGTCCGCACCGTCGAGGGACTCTCGGCCGGCGACACGCTCAGCGCCCTCCAGCAACAGTTCGTGGCGAAGGGAGCCATCCAATGCGGTTTCTGCACTCCTGGCTTTCTGATGACACTCACCGCTCTTCTGGAAGAGAATCCGACTCCCCTCAGATCAGAGGTCAAGGACGCGATCTCCGGGAATATCTGCCGGTGCACCGGGTATCGCCAGATCGTCGATGCGGTCATCGCGACGTTCAGTGACGAGGAGACCACATGACCGTGGCAGTCGGTCCTCGCTCCCCTCGAAGCGACGGTGAGGAGAAGGTACGCGGCGACGCGGTCTTCGGCGTCGACCTCCGCCTCCCCGGGATGGCCCACGCACGGTTGCTCCGTTCTCCCGTGCCCGCAGGTCTGGTCATCTCCATCGACATCGCCGCCGACGCGCCACTCGGTCGAACCGGCATGGTCTTGTTCGACATGCCCCTGTTCGCTGATGAGTACATAGCCTATGAGGGGGAACCCCTCGCAGCCGTGGTCGCTGAGACACCGGAATTGGCCGAGGCTGCGGTTCGAGCGATCGAGTTCGACATCGAGGAGCAGGTGGCCGTCGCCACGCCGAGTGAGGATTTGGAGGATGGAGCGAGACTCGTTCATCCGCAATGGGCGAGTTTCAAGACGATGAACGACGGTGAATGCCGCGCCGCGGCAACATCCTGAGCGAGGTCGTAGCTGATCCCGGGGATGTGGATGCCGCGTTCGAGGCAGCTGACCTGGTGGTGGAGGACACCTACCGGA encodes the following:
- a CDS encoding DUF917 family protein; amino-acid sequence: MLVLPCPDLLRTETALAVIGPRAFGLDLDYEPAC
- a CDS encoding (2Fe-2S)-binding protein, which gives rise to MFVLKFDADRASRVFGYSLKGTKEGCSEGECGACTVLIDGAPADSCLLATAALEGRHVRTVEGLSAGDTLSALQQQFVAKGAIQCGFCTPGFLMTLTALLEENPTPLRSEVKDAISGNICRCTGYRQIVDAVIATFSDEETT